The following coding sequences lie in one Gouania willdenowi chromosome 5, fGouWil2.1, whole genome shotgun sequence genomic window:
- the LOC114464015 gene encoding gastrula zinc finger protein XlCGF8.2DB-like, which yields MTQQNQEAKQTDREPEEKLEIKALFQTKRIPANVLCGESTDGLQLQDHLHIKKEEEELWESLEEKQETDITAVTVKSEDEEEEAQCSLLHWRQSEENIKGEPATCSSAKLMKVEPNGDISEGPEAANTCTQQDTDGEETDCSDTEDSEDWREPLSQSEAQSEHMDMSCENFQTSEKNTRGTSHKTQKHFRCDVCGKQFSRQSNLKRHLRIHTGEKPFGCDVCQKRFITKHEVNNHMTIHTGDKPFGCDVCGKRFSNRTNFNNHTRIHTGEKPYGCDFCQKRFITKREVINHVTIHTGEKPYGCHVCDKRFRYKTDLKTHMFNHSGEKPYGCDVCKKRFSTKKNLSEHMSGHTGDKHFGCGVCGKGFTCKSNLNRHMIIHT from the exons atgactcagcaaaaccagGAGGCCAAGCAGACTGACAGAGAACCTGAGGAG aaactggaaataaaagctttgttccAGACCAAGAGGATTCCAGCCAACGTCCTGTGTG GAGAATCTACTGATGGTCTACAGCTCCAGGATcatctccacataaagaaggaagaggaagaactgtGGGAAAGTCTGGAGGAAAAGCAGGAGACGGATATCACGGCTGTTACTGTGAagagtgaagatgaagaggaggaagctcagtgttctctgctacactggagacaaagtgaggagaacatcaaaggagaacctgcaacctgcagctcagctaAACTCATGAAAGTAGAACCAAATGGAGACATCAGTGAAGGCCCAGAAGCAGCAAACACTTGTACACAACAAGACACTGATGGAGAGGAAACAGACTGCTCTGACACTGAAGACAGTGAGGATTGGAGGGAACCTTTGTCCCAGTCTGAAGCTCAGAGTGAACACATGGACATGAGCTGTGAGAACTTTCAAACATCTGAGAAAAACACCAGAGGAACATCACACAAGACACAGAAACACTTTCGTTGTGACGTGTGTGGGAAACAATTTAGCAGACAATCAAATCTGAAGAGGCACCTAAGAATTCACACGGGAGAAAAACCTTTTGGCTGTGATGTTTGTCAGAAAAGGTTTATTACCAAACATGAAGTGAATAATCACATGACAATTCACACGGGAGATaaaccctttggttgtgatgtGTGTGGGAAACGATTTAGCAACAGAACAAATTTTAACAACCACACGAGAATTCACACGGGAGAGAAACCCTATGGCTGTGATTTTTGTCAGAAAAGATTTATTACTAAACGTGAAGTGATTAATCACGTGACAATTCACACGGGAGAGAAGCCCTATGGTTGTCATGTTTGTGATAAACGATTTAGGTACAAGACTGATCTGAAGACTCACATGTTTAACCactcaggagagaaaccctatggttgtgatgtttgtaagAAAAGATTTTCTACTAAAAAGAATCTTTCCGAGCACATGAGTGGCCACACAGGAGATAAACATTTTGGTTGTGGTGTTTGTGGTAAAGGATTTACTTGCAAGTCTAACCTGAATCGACACATGATAATTCACACTTGA